GCAGAGACTATGTGAATCTGTATCATATGAAAATATGTGTAAATGCTGCTGACTCAGTCAAAGACAAATCTAAAGAGATGTTGTTCCCCTGTAAAGGACACTTGTCCTCTTGATTCTACCAGTCCGACTCTGTTCTCCCTGAGTATCTCTGTTTCAGAGTCCTATAGCGCCTGTGGCAAAAATCGACTGAGTTGATGTCAAATCTACCACTTCATTTGAAGGTGCATTGTTGAATTTGATCCGGCCCGAGCCAGAAACGTCTGGAACGCTTTGTCCCTCTGGTTGACAAGAACAGACCATTTAGCatcatattgttttttaaaagcctaaagtttcatgctttaaaaaaaaaaaaaaaaaagtttgctaaaAGAAATGGGTGAATGAGCTACAACATGTTCTATGAAACAAGCGTGGACAGGAGTTCTTGAATGCTACTTGACGTTCGGCTTTGCACAGAGTGGTTCAACGAGAGGAAATAGCAGGGTATGTTTCAGACCCAACACACAGGGTGTCTCTCGTTATAAACACACGCCAGAATGTATAAAGGAATGACTGTGTGCTCTGAAGTACTTTTGTGCTGCTTTTACCTTAtctgttttcttgttgttttgcaagtaaatgtttcttttttttttctctcatgtgTTCTCTTACTGCATATTAAGTATATTTCAGCCTAGCCCAAGATAACTGCAGGGAAACCAGAGGCACCCTTGTttccaagaaaaaaaataaataaaaataagggTTTACATGATAAAGAGGATGACTGGAGAACACTTTAAGACTTCAGAAAGTACAGGAATACTTGGAATGTTTCAGTTGTGTGGGAGTAGGTGAGAGGATTTTTGTCAGTATTTGAAATAAACTTTTACATTAATaagattttcttgttttttccaaTGATGTTAGGTTTCCACTCTTGTACCATTGGTGTATTTGTTGGCACAACGACCAACATGACAcacatggaaaaacaaaaaaaaaaaaaggttccaaGTTGAAGAGTACTGTAAAAGGCTGAATCTGGTGGGTGGAAAATTGGAATTGCTGAAAGGAGAATTCCCTCCCTCTGACCACTAGGGGGAAGCATCatcatgtatttgtttatttccaaCATGTGGCTCTTAGTTGAAGACAGTTCTGGCAATTTCTAGCATTCCTAACATAACATGGAAACTTTTAGTTGTGTAGAAAAGCAACAGAATATAAAAAAGATCTCACAGACTGGGATGACAAGAACCCTACTGTTGTTAAACTTGAGGAAAGGTTATGTGTGCCAATGTGCAGGACAAGTGGCCATAAATGTCAGATATATatattctcttctttttttttgcaatttacTGCAGTAAATAAATGCCCATGGAGCCTACAGCCAGggcttctttttctttattagtCATTAAAGGATCAGTGTCAGAGTGAGATCCAAGTTTGCTGTCATTTATCAAAACGTACATTTAGATCAAATGGCTTTACTGATGCCGCTATATAGCTGCATAACACAACTGCAGTTATTTGAAATAAAGTTTCTAAAATATGTCAATGCCATGGTATAAATGGGAAACCTCTATTGGTTTAAACTTTACTTAAAATATAGATTAAGCAACTTCAGACACGGTTTATTATGTTATTGTCACTGCTATTACTGTCGTTATCTTTAATAATCTTGCTGATATTATGATCGAGTGTTTCCGGTAATGCTACTTTCATTTTTGATCGTGGTCatggaaaaatacaaaaatatcccACAAATGAATCAATCTTAGAGACTTCTTGCTTCTGCTCATATTTTCAGCTGCAAAATCATCACGACGAgtcctcctttttcttcttctttttgtaaacatttaaaaactagATCGAGGCAGGTCTTGGGTTCTTTTTAGGGAAGTCGGAGTTGTGACGTGTGACTCACGCATGGTTTGTCAACGACGTAACTATATAAAAGATCACTCACTTCCGTTCCAGTCACTTCAACACGGCCATGGACAAGAAGTGAACATTAGAGGAAAGGCTAGCTTATTGTTTAATACATGCTAGTAGCATATCCTACCCTATTTTTTTACGGAAACAAGTAAGCGTAACGTTAATTTCAAAACTCAAGAATCCAAATGAATATTATTCCGGCGAAACGGACCGCGTTCAACGTAACGACCGGAGTCATGAGCTGTTTTATACATCCTCAAAATGGAGTCGTGGAGGGACCAATTCTCTACGGCTCAAGAAATTCATCCCCGCATATTGCAATGGGCTCATCTAAAGAAACTCGCAACGGAAATGCGGGGTCAAACGATACCCCGAAACGACCGAAGAACCTGGTAATGAACGGGTATGTAACAAAAACCGTCCGGGAGGACAGCGACGAAACCGAGAACTGCTCGTTGCCGTGTACTCCGGAGCCAGACAGTGAAATCGACGTCTCCAGTTCCCCGGCAGGCGACGCAGTCCTGAAGAACGACACGAGGCAACTCATTGACCGTTTCCTGAGAGACTTTACTGGACTTTCGAAATCACAGTGGAATGAAAGCCGAGCACTAACAACAATGAAAAGAGTTGTGGAGGACGTTTTGGAGAAACACAGATACGCATACAATGGTAGGTAGTGacacgtaacgttagctgtggGTTGTATTCAAAGACGGCTGTTTATATCCGTGTATCTACAGCTACAGGCTGTTTTAGCTCCCATTTAATTCTTCACAACACACACCGTGTTTGAAACTGTTGTTTTGGCATGTAGGAGCCATTTTATTCTCAAGGCGTGGGAACAGTACTCAAGTTAAATTAAAGTCAGCAGTAGTCTAATTAGTACGTTGTAAATTGAGTTGATAGCCACGCCTACACTGATACGATTTAACCTTGTACAAGCCATATTACTGACCCATACTTGTGTTTTCTATATAGGCATGATCAACAAATTGTTATTGGATGAAAGAACGGATGACGCCAGTTTTGTCAGTGCAGTAGCCAAGAGCCTCTTTGCAGACGGAACCACCAACTGGGGTCGTATCGCCAGCCTGGTGGCCTTCGGGGCAGTGGTGTCACAATACCTTAAGGAGCGGGGCAGGGAGAACTGTGTGGCGCTGGTGGGACAGGAGATCTCCACGTATTTGCTAAGCGACCAGCGGGACTGGCTGGTCAAAAACAATGCCTGGGTGAGTTTATGACTAATGACAGGATGTAGGTTGACTTGTTGCATAATTCGTCTTAATTGTGCAACAAAGCCTACATGTATTTGTGCCTCTGTGCTTCCACACTCCAGATTTCCATCTTATGTcttattgttttattctttGGTTTTCAGGACGGCTTTGTCGAGTTCTTCAGAGTAGCAGACCCAGAGTCCACGGTGAGGAACACACTCATGGCCTTTGCTGGATTTGCTGGTATTGGGGCGACACTGGCCCTGTTGATCAggtgaattctttttttttggacactCAGAGGCTTATTTTCACATGATGGATGCTTCGTCCACTTTTGAAATTGGACTTTGATGGACCTGCACTGCTCATCAGTGgttccttctcttttttttttttgggctccCTTCCAACCCCCCCCAACTGCAAATACAAGCTTTTGCTGTTGATGTAAATGGATGGACTTTACTGACTGCATTCAACCTTCAAATAATTAGGGCTTATTTAAATTACAGAgaaattttatttttctaataaatgtaaaatgtgtttctatgcAAAATTAAAGTTAATGGGCAGTCAGTTGACCTGATTTTTGCTTAATTGTTGCCTAATTATGTTTACTAGCTTTTTCATAATTATATCACAATTTCCTGGTGGTAATGGTGTTTAGTAAGTAAGCCCAGGTCAAAGCAGGAAGGGGATGCTGCATTTTTCCATGTTATGCCCATTTCCATAAAGCCCATTCATAACCCTCAACcatgggagggggagggggattTGCATGAGTGTAGCTCGGCTTCCTGGTTATGAAAATTGGATCTGAACTAGGAGACACGAAGCAACCAcatgcaggacttttttttGCCTGGAAAAGTTTGATGTTGGAAGGAAATGCACAAGGACTGAGTTGGAAAGTGGCAGACTGGGCTGGTCGACTGCACCAAAGCTGACGGTAGTTGGGAATGACATTGCCCCCCAGAGAGAGGCAACAGACAATGATAATCATACAGATCGTGTTGTAAGCTAACAAGTCTGTATAGTtgacacaataaaaacagaaattcaCATGGTGTGACCTTTTTGGATACTGTCTTACTGTGAAGAGAATTTAGCAAGAGCTGAAGACAGAGGTTCCATCTACACTCAATACTGGTTCTGTTGCTCTGAAATGAATCTCCTCGCTCTAAACTTAAATTGAACGCCTCTGCACTCGACAGCCTTTTGATGTTTATTCACACCACAACCCCAGACGGGCTGTTTCCTAGAAATTTTGATGTGGCTGTGGCAGCGTCTCAATTACTTTTGAGCACTCAGCTGCAGCCACACTTTTGCAAGATGCTGCGTGTTATCTGCAAAGAGCTGGTGCATAACAGCTGAATGCACCAGCACCAGCGAGATTGTGAaactgggttaaaaaaaaaaaagttcacaaCATCCTCAAAAGTTGCATAACAGTGTCTACTTACTGGGGTGGAAATTTGTGTAGTTGCCTAGAAACTGGTGACTTAATCAAATGTATTTGGTTAAGATGtattatcaaatatataaataataaataaataaataaattagatatattaaaaaaaaattttttttattttatttgggaAGTGGCTGGTCATGTGTCTATTTTGGGTATGGTTTCTTGTAGTGCTCTGATGCTAAATTAGAGCAATTTTCTCTTTTACTCGCATCTCCAATATGGTTGAAGTGAGGAAGGTTTCTAGAGTCTACTAGACTATAGTTCCGTCCTGCTATGGCGTACTGTTCCTTGTAACAGTTGTCTAGGAACACAAGAATAGTTTTGCACTTAGtcatctaaaaaaaatgtaaaaaaattggACTTAATCGAAACCTCAAGCAGGGGGAATCCTTGGCGATGATGTGTGGCTGCGCCCTTGTTTGTTCAGATCCTCCCGTTGTCTAGGGTTACAGGACAAACGCAACACTCCTCAAGGTCTTAGGAGGAAATTGAGTAGAGCCTCTCCATGGTGATGATCCACAGCAGACCTCCCCATGTTCCTCTCCTGCAGCTAATGATGGTAGTCACCACCCTGGTTACCCCCGCACGGTTCATTGTGAAGAACGGGCTGCTCCACAATGGGGAATAGAGGCTGAGGTAATTTGATCGAGCAGTTTGCAGTGTACACAAGTGGATTGGGGGCACAGAAAACAAGACGGCACAAAGTCTGTGAACAACCTTGATGTTGGTAACTAGCTTATTAGAGCTAGACattatttaagtgtgtgtgcatacattacTTTCTCCTCTGTCCAGAGTATTAAAGCCTTAATGTTACCTAAAAATAATTATATCCATCTGTATAGACAAGTGTTTGCTCGGAAATTGCCAGCACACCACTTTAACTTTTCTTAATTCTGAGGCCTAAATGTCCGTCGTGTTTGGCTATATCAACCGGGCTAttgacacattttttgtttttgtttttcacacagcAAAATAAATTTAAGGAAGTTGTCAGCGAcatgttttaaagaaaacttaagTTCACATTTCCCAGCTGCAGTTCTGCTTAAGTGTCAATCCTCTGTGGTTGAACAAATGTGATAGTGCAGCCTCTGCACTTTCAGAGTAGCACAGCTGTAAACTGGAAAGCTTGTAGAAAGCCTTCAGTAGGTAATCACATTCCTGTCATGGGATAGTTTTTAAGgagtggttttgttttgaatccATTGTCTGCACACATACTTAACATTTAGACACTGTAGGGAGTATTGCTTATATTCAGCCTAGATCACAACTGCCCAATCCAGAAGGAACCAAGAATTACTGAGCATTAGACGTATGCTTAGCATCGCTCAGATTACCTATTTAGAGTTTCTGTGCATTGCACTTGAACTCCTGCAGAGCTTTTTGGGGATGTGGCCTTCTGGTGGCTCCAAGACGGAAGTCTGTCTTCTTGACACACTGCTGAGAAATTCAAACTTTACAAAATAGTTAAGATTATTTTCACAAACCTAGATAAACCCAATTTCATCATGTTTCATTGCTCAGTGTTTCTTCCTTCCAACAGAAACCAGCCTGATGCAGTTTTTATTTGCAGTTTGGTAATTTGAGCTTTGAGGAACAGCCTTTTTTCCAAACTGGCAGATCATTGGTCATAGGCCTCCACTTCCCCATAGCAACACCCCGCCccttcattttaaaaaaagcaaccgTTTCTGGGAAGTCAGCTGACGCACAAGTTTATCTTTTAACAGGAGTGGTCAGCTGCAGAGTTACTGTTCAGAGCTGCAAATACTCCGAATTCTGACCCTGCGATGCAAAGATAGTTTACTTTGCAGTTTGAAGTGACGCTGAAAGGGAATGAAGATGTGTTGAATTATAAACTTGCTAAGGAAGTCACTGCAGGTCTTACTGAAACTTCAGACATTTCTAGAGCTGCTGTACTGGAAGAGAATTAGACTTGTAGTTCTTTTGAGCTTCAGAAAGTCTGTAATTACTTCTTAGCCTGTTTGCTCTGCTATTGAATATACAGAACTTGTATATGTGCAAAGTACCCTGAGTGTCTGCTCCACTCTTTCCTCGATCATGTCTAAATGTGTCAAGTCATTGCTGTAAATAAGCATGTAAATCCAGTTTTTGGTCTCCCCGTTTGCTGCTAAGCAGCCACTTTTGTCCTTTCCAGAGATCACTTGTCACTCAGTGTATTCCATGCTGTCCCGttcttgttttttattcttcatTTCACTTTGGTCCTTAGCTTTCAAGTAGGTGGCATAAACCTCCCAATTCTTATTGCAAAATTTTGAATCTGCGATTGGAAACAAAACGGCCACTTCATGTAGAAACGCCCATCATCATCATACGAAATCCATAAAACTTAATCCAAAAAGCTGTATTTTGCATTGCAGTGTCCGCAACCACTTTGGTCCTTTTTTATGTCTGCTATTTGGAATTACACACAACCCTTCCAGTCATTCCTGGAATTGTCTATACATACATGTCAACATTCTGTTTAATCTAGTTTTATGTAAAATGGACACATTCTGTCCCGGTAATGTCCAATAACCCAAAGGCAAAGCACCTTTTTGAATTGACAGACCCAGTGTACGGTAGGCTGACCCATAACTGCTGATTGACGGATGACACATTAGGCGGCTGAATTGATGATCTGATGTGCATTATCCGCACATTAGGCTATTGATGAACAGGTGTTCTCCTATGTGCTTTCTCAGAAACGACGACATGCTTGTCAAATGGATAAATACTAGTATATGCAAATCTAAGACTATATTGATACCTGTGATGTAAAAAGATGAACACTCTAATGTTTTTATTCTCCGATCAGCTCATTGAGCTGTGGGCTTTTTGACCaatgactaatcaattaatcaaaaacaaatcatagattacttgatgatttaaaaaataactgtTGGTTTCTTGCCcaaattcttttttctttgcagcATCACACTTTACTCTTTGTACCCGATCatattcaatacattttttattttttattttattgttctagACTTTGTTTGGTACTGGTTATACAAGTGGCTGCCATTGCTCAGCATGTATTTTCAAAAGTTTTCGTAAGCTGGTTATTGTTAAACAGTATTGTTATGGGATTTAAGGGAAGGAAATAGCTTCAAATACAAGTTTTAAATAGTCATAGGTCAAAGGGCTCCCATTCATCTAACTCTGGACATTAAGCTCTTTGTGGTGTGTGGATACTCATCACATATCAAATTGAATCCACCGAGTGATATGTCTTTTCTGAACTGAGTCATCCTGTCCTTTTTGAAACTTTATTCTTTGACTGATGACCATAGTGCAGTATTAATAGACATCTTATCCCTGTTGGCAGTTCTGACCTGCCTGCAGGCTGCCCACTATCTCTCTTACTGCAGCCTGCTGTTGCTCCATATTTGTGTTTAGGAGGAACATGCCAACAACCATCTGAATAGGATTACAGATTGGTTTGGTTTGGCCCTGATCTTTTGGTTGATCTGTGTAACAATAGCAAGTAAGCTACTAGCTATAATAGGCTGACACACTCCCCACCAACCTGTACGTGGGAATACCTCAAAATAAAGCTTGTTGTTGCCGTTGAGTGCATTAAAACTGGCGAGCAGAGAAGTCGAAATAGTTTGCTAAAAGTACCTGATAAATGTTTCAAATAGTTAGCAGTGGCCCACAGAGCTTAACACTCTGCAAATTAAGAAGACAAATAGAAAAAATGATTCTAACAGCTTTTCCTTTTTCACACTTTCTTAATGGCCCCGGGCCGTTGCTTGTGTTGCATCAACGTTCCGCAAAATGCTTTTCTGGCCTTTATTCAACGCCAAAAAGGCCATAACTCCAACACAGAAGGGGATATTATGACCCCACaaatttaaagggctgtttgagggttaagacttggttttagggttagaattaggttagggtaagggttaaggttaggcatttagttgctAGCATAGCTAGGGAATGCATTGTCagtgacgggtccccacaaagatagtgccacaaacctgtgtgtgtgtcatccaaATTGCTTcactacacatatatattatatgagtctggacagacatggatgtaaactgcaactcgAGTGGTTAGTGGAGGCATGCAGAGGGGGAggattctgttttctttctctactCTAGTGATTTGGTTAAATCCCTCTGGCTGATGTGAGACGGTACATGTCGTCTCTTTGCTCAGGCAGAAGTTGTTGTAACCGTCAGCCCTTACTTGGACGGTACACTCTGTACTCGCAGTCGTTGACTCTGCATTAGGTCATTGGCGCTTTTCCATGTTTTGtttcacagaggagagaacagTTTAGTAACAAAGCCAGCATTATTTCTGGAAGGGGACTGATGTTCCCAGCAAAATGCCCAGCTTGTTATAGACAGGAAGGAAATATCATGACATTTGGTCTAAGAATAAACGCCGCGCCCCAGCAATAAATTGGCATAAATGTTGTCTTTCCCCCGATCAAGATCAAACATGccagtgtttttcttcttcccctTGTGTTCTTCCTTGTTCCTTATTCTTGTTTCAAGTTGAAATAAAACTTTTCTTTACTCTGAATTTCTTTGCATAGACTCAAAAATGCACAATGAAAACAATATGATGATCCATCTATTCATTTACAGAAAAAAGAAGTGAGAATTTGCCTTAGATTGTTAAACGTAAATagacagatacagtatatgcGTTTTTAATCAGGACTCTAGAGCAGGAAGGTTTCAGGCTTTGGATCCATTTTAAAGGTCCACTTCCTAACTTGTCCAAAAAAAGCTTCAGGATCATCATCAGATGACCAACTGTAACGTGATTGAATGCTTGGACTTTGAGTTAAGATTTTTGTCAGTTTGTGATATAGTTTGGCAACTCAGTGTGTTAATGCACTTAAGTAACGGGCTTCCTGCTGGGTTTCTGTAATCTGATTTCTTCAATGGAATGTTAAAAAGAGAGCTTATTAAAACACTAAAGTTCTTTAAACTAAGTTTTGACACAGGGCCCCTTACAGGACACAGGCACAAAGttacctagtctatatcgacaacgtttcatttccgggattgttcaggtgccgccggtaATTCTGCCTAATATCCCtaatttcggccggatgtccgttcccttccgctttctttgtgttggcattttaaactccggtggatttctgaggactatggttaactgctcctcagatctctgcagggtaaatccagacagctagctagactatctgtccaatctgagttttctgttgcacgactaaaacaacttttgaacgtacacatgttccaccaaaacaagttccttccagaggctattgtgcagaggcaccgttgcttcGTTTGGCGCTTAGCATCGCCCAAGACGGTTAtacttggtttaaagaaatgtcaataaaccagagaacgtttttctcccatcccggaatgctgtgtggactagcgagaccctcctccgcagcgctgtggaggaaggtctggcaatgcgagagaGAAGTTACCTAATATTGCAGGACACCCCTTAGTTGATATTGGTTTTTAATTTCTTAACACATTTGAAAATAGCCAACTGACATGCAGTGAACCTGGGGGGGCTCTAATGCCCCAGGGATTGCCTACCTTGCCCGGTTGGCAATTCAGCGTTGATTATGGAATAAAAGAATCCCAAGTGCGGTTCTATTTCTGCTGAAGAAACCTGATTTCTTGGCCATGTTAATGCTTAAAGGAACAGCTCAAAATCAAAACATATCTTTTCTCTTACCTGTAGTGCCATTTATCAGTCTAGATAGTTTTGGTgggagttgcccagtgttgaaGATATCAGCCAAAGAGATGACTGCTTTCTCTCCAATTTAATGGAACTAGAAGGTACTcagcttgtggtgctcaaagtgccaaagaaatacatttaaaaacctcaacagcaatgtctctctCCAGAAATCATGTCCCCAGTTACTCAAGATAATCCCCagacctggttgtgagcagtttcatgtaggaaGTATGGTAGAAAGAAAATGGTTCCTACATGAAACTGTTCACAATCAGGTCTGTGGATTAGCTTGAGTAACTGGGTCGTGATTTCATCTACTATTTGTAATAT
This sequence is a window from Sander vitreus isolate 19-12246 chromosome 6, sanVit1, whole genome shotgun sequence. Protein-coding genes within it:
- the mcl1b gene encoding induced myeloid leukemia cell differentiation protein Mcl-1b; amino-acid sequence: MNIIPAKRTAFNVTTGVMSCFIHPQNGVVEGPILYGSRNSSPHIAMGSSKETRNGNAGSNDTPKRPKNLVMNGYVTKTVREDSDETENCSLPCTPEPDSEIDVSSSPAGDAVLKNDTRQLIDRFLRDFTGLSKSQWNESRALTTMKRVVEDVLEKHRYAYNGMINKLLLDERTDDASFVSAVAKSLFADGTTNWGRIASLVAFGAVVSQYLKERGRENCVALVGQEISTYLLSDQRDWLVKNNAWDGFVEFFRVADPESTVRNTLMAFAGFAGIGATLALLIR